A DNA window from Gillisia sp. Hel1_33_143 contains the following coding sequences:
- a CDS encoding GNAT family N-acetyltransferase yields MEFVETKILSAKQLEELKLLWNNEYPEKLYIDKMFHFKEYLHTKENIEHVLVLNTSGELIGWFFTFIRSEENWFALILASTIQKQGLGRKLLNMAKQKHLELNGWVIDHNNEKLRSGEAYMSPLQFYKNNDFEVFNYCRLGLEKISAVKVVWKAQELYN; encoded by the coding sequence ATGGAATTTGTTGAAACTAAAATATTAAGTGCCAAACAGCTTGAAGAGCTTAAGTTACTCTGGAATAATGAATATCCGGAGAAGCTCTATATTGATAAAATGTTTCATTTCAAGGAATATTTACATACTAAGGAAAATATAGAACATGTACTTGTTTTAAATACTTCCGGAGAATTAATAGGATGGTTCTTTACATTTATAAGAAGTGAAGAAAATTGGTTTGCTTTGATATTAGCCTCTACCATTCAAAAACAAGGTTTAGGAAGGAAACTGCTTAATATGGCAAAGCAAAAGCACTTAGAGCTCAATGGGTGGGTAATAGATCATAACAATGAAAAATTAAGATCTGGAGAAGCTTATATGTCTCCACTACAGTTTTACAAGAACAATGATTTTGAAGTCTTTAATTACTGTAGATTGGGATTAGAGAAGATATCTGCAGTAAAGGTGGTTTGGAAAGCTCAGGAATTATATAATTAA
- the rpsA gene encoding 30S ribosomal protein S1: MAEETKNQDVQESNVQAVAGLDNDSQPTAAAQQANPEKFLADFNWHNYEEGIDPVDDSKLEEFEQLVAENFVDTLDDEVVTGTVINITDRDAIIDINAKSEGVISLNEFRYNPDLKVGDEVEVLIDVREDATGQLILSHRKARVIMAWDRVNKAHDEALIVNGFVKCRTKGGMIVDVFGIEAFLPGSQIDVKPIRDYDAYVGKTMEFKVVKINHEFKNVVVSHKALIEADIEEQKKEIIGQLEKGQVLEGTVKNITSYGVFVDLGGVDGLIHITDLSWSRINHPNEIVELDQKLNVVILDFDEAKTRIQLGLKQLHKHPWEALDENLKVGDKVKGKVVVIADYGAFIEVAEGVEGLIHVSEMSWSTHLRSAQDFVKVGDEVEAQILTLDRDDRKMSLGIKQLSQDPWTDITSKYPVGSKHTGIVRNFTNFGVFVELEEGIDGLIYISDLSWTKKIKHPSEFTNVGDKLEVVVLELDVEGRKLSLGHKQTESNPWDKYETEFAVGTTHTAEISEIVDKGATIDFNEDITAFVPTRHLEKEDGKKLKAGESAEFQIIEFNKEFKRVVASHTAIHKEEEQEIVKQAAKKAASQNSSDKTTIGDVNAELQALKDKMEGKN; this comes from the coding sequence ATGGCTGAAGAAACAAAAAATCAAGACGTTCAAGAATCTAATGTTCAGGCGGTAGCCGGACTAGACAACGATTCTCAACCAACTGCAGCTGCACAACAGGCAAACCCTGAAAAATTCTTAGCAGACTTTAACTGGCACAATTACGAAGAAGGAATTGACCCGGTTGATGATTCTAAATTAGAAGAATTTGAGCAGTTAGTAGCAGAGAATTTTGTAGATACTTTGGACGATGAAGTTGTAACAGGAACTGTAATTAATATTACAGATCGTGATGCAATTATCGACATTAACGCGAAGAGTGAAGGAGTTATTTCTCTTAACGAATTCCGTTACAACCCAGACCTTAAAGTAGGAGATGAGGTAGAAGTTTTAATTGATGTGCGTGAAGATGCAACAGGACAATTAATTCTTTCTCACCGTAAAGCTCGTGTGATCATGGCTTGGGATCGTGTGAATAAAGCACATGATGAAGCATTAATAGTAAATGGTTTTGTTAAATGTCGTACTAAAGGTGGTATGATCGTAGATGTATTTGGAATTGAAGCATTCTTGCCAGGTTCTCAAATAGATGTGAAGCCAATTAGAGATTACGATGCTTACGTAGGAAAAACAATGGAATTCAAAGTTGTGAAAATCAACCACGAATTTAAGAACGTTGTAGTATCTCACAAAGCGCTTATCGAAGCAGATATCGAAGAGCAGAAAAAAGAGATCATCGGTCAATTAGAAAAAGGTCAAGTATTAGAAGGTACTGTGAAGAATATTACTTCTTACGGTGTGTTTGTTGATCTTGGTGGTGTAGATGGATTAATCCACATTACAGACCTTTCTTGGTCTCGTATCAACCATCCAAATGAGATCGTAGAACTAGATCAAAAATTAAACGTTGTAATTCTTGACTTCGATGAAGCTAAAACAAGAATTCAATTAGGTCTTAAACAATTACACAAACACCCATGGGAAGCTCTTGATGAGAACCTAAAAGTTGGTGATAAAGTAAAAGGTAAAGTTGTTGTAATCGCAGATTACGGAGCATTTATTGAAGTTGCTGAAGGTGTAGAAGGTCTTATCCACGTTTCTGAAATGTCTTGGAGCACTCACTTAAGATCTGCACAAGATTTCGTGAAAGTTGGGGATGAGGTTGAAGCTCAAATCTTAACTTTAGATCGTGATGACAGAAAAATGTCTCTTGGTATTAAGCAATTATCTCAAGATCCATGGACTGATATTACTTCTAAATATCCTGTAGGTTCTAAGCACACAGGTATTGTACGTAACTTTACAAACTTTGGTGTATTTGTTGAATTAGAAGAAGGAATTGACGGACTTATTTATATTTCTGATCTTTCTTGGACTAAGAAAATCAAGCATCCGTCTGAATTCACTAACGTTGGTGATAAATTAGAGGTTGTTGTATTAGAATTAGATGTTGAAGGACGTAAGCTAAGTTTAGGTCACAAACAAACTGAATCTAATCCTTGGGATAAATACGAAACTGAGTTTGCTGTAGGTACAACTCATACTGCTGAAATTTCTGAAATTGTAGACAAAGGAGCGACTATCGACTTTAATGAAGATATCACTGCATTTGTTCCTACTCGTCACCTTGAAAAAGAAGATGGTAAGAAATTGAAAGCTGGAGAGTCTGCAGAATTCCAGATCATAGAATTCAATAAAGAATTCAAACGTGTGGTTGCGTCTCATACTGCTATCCACAAAGAAGAAGAGCAAGAAATTGTGAAGCAAGCCGCTAAAAAAGCAGCTTCTCAAAACAGTAGCGATAAAACCACTATTGGTGATGTAAATGCTGAACTTCAAGCATTGAAAGATAAAATGGAAGGGAAGAACTAA
- a CDS encoding MFS transporter produces the protein MSKAKLPNSLLYLMAVGAGLVVANNYYNQPLLNLIADTYNVKETAVSNIPLFTQIGYALGLLFIIPLGDKYPRKKLILIDFIAIVISLLAAALAPSLLILTIASFFIGFSSVVPQLFVPMAAQLASEERKGRAIGIVMSGLLIGILGSRFISGMVGEYLGWRAMYYIATGIMLVYWVLLKYKLPELAPDFKGTYAQLMRSIIHYFKSESSVRLAAVRGGLGFAGFSAFWTTLVFLMEDSFNYGSAVTGAFGILGIAGALAATVMGKLSDKMNKNKLITISTIIMILAWGVFEFSGTTIVGLVIGVLLVDMGLQSLHITNQNIIFSKNQDARNRINTIYMVGYFIGGAIGTTSGAYAWQEFGWTGVATLGMIYSVLILIFHFLFKNSVS, from the coding sequence ATGTCTAAGGCTAAACTTCCAAATTCGCTATTGTACCTAATGGCTGTTGGAGCTGGGTTGGTAGTTGCTAACAACTATTATAATCAACCACTTTTAAATCTAATTGCAGATACCTACAATGTTAAAGAAACCGCGGTAAGTAATATTCCTTTATTTACTCAGATAGGTTATGCTTTAGGATTATTATTTATAATTCCTCTGGGAGATAAATATCCAAGAAAGAAATTAATTCTTATAGATTTTATTGCCATCGTTATCAGTTTATTAGCTGCTGCTTTAGCTCCATCCTTATTAATATTAACCATTGCCAGTTTCTTTATCGGTTTTTCATCAGTAGTCCCACAACTCTTTGTACCCATGGCAGCTCAGTTAGCTTCGGAAGAAAGAAAGGGTAGGGCTATAGGAATTGTAATGAGCGGTTTGCTTATTGGAATTCTTGGAAGTAGATTCATTAGCGGAATGGTAGGGGAATATCTTGGTTGGAGAGCCATGTATTATATAGCTACAGGAATTATGCTTGTTTATTGGGTACTGCTTAAATACAAATTACCAGAACTAGCTCCAGATTTTAAGGGCACGTACGCTCAATTAATGAGATCTATAATTCATTATTTTAAGTCTGAAAGTTCTGTGAGATTGGCTGCTGTAAGAGGAGGATTAGGGTTTGCAGGGTTTAGTGCCTTTTGGACTACGCTGGTTTTTCTTATGGAAGATTCTTTTAATTATGGTAGTGCGGTTACAGGTGCCTTTGGAATTCTAGGAATAGCAGGAGCGCTTGCAGCAACAGTCATGGGCAAACTAAGCGATAAAATGAATAAGAATAAACTTATTACCATCTCTACCATTATAATGATCTTGGCTTGGGGAGTTTTTGAGTTTTCAGGAACTACTATTGTTGGGTTAGTTATAGGAGTACTTTTAGTTGATATGGGTTTACAATCTTTACATATTACCAATCAGAATATCATCTTTTCAAAGAATCAAGATGCCAGAAATAGGATCAATACTATCTATATGGTTGGATACTTTATAGGGGGAGCTATTGGTACTACTTCAGGAGCATATGCCTGGCAAGAATTTGGATGGACAGGCGTTGCCACACTTGGTATGATCTATTCTGTACTGATTCTAATTTTTCATTTTTTATTCAAAAATTCTGTTTCTTAA
- the cmk gene encoding (d)CMP kinase has protein sequence MTDHKITIAIDGFSSTGKSTVAKQIAKELGYVYVDSGAMYRAITLYALRNSFITETSFDKESLIEKLSEITLKFKFDENLGFAAIYLNDENVEDEIRQMKVSNFVSQVAAVPEVRVKLVQQQQLLGKEKAVVMDGRDIGTVVFPDAELKLFMTATAEERAKRRFKEMEEKGDKVKYDEVLKNVTERDHLDTTREDSPLIKADDAIEIDNSSLTLEEQFHTLLNLANEVIAKQK, from the coding sequence TTGACAGATCATAAAATCACCATAGCGATAGACGGATTTTCTTCTACAGGAAAGAGTACTGTAGCTAAACAAATTGCAAAAGAATTAGGCTATGTATACGTAGACTCTGGTGCTATGTATAGAGCTATAACATTATATGCGTTAAGAAATTCCTTTATAACCGAGACCTCTTTTGATAAGGAATCTTTAATTGAAAAGTTATCTGAAATTACATTGAAATTCAAATTCGATGAAAACTTAGGTTTTGCAGCAATTTATCTGAATGATGAAAATGTAGAAGATGAAATTAGACAAATGAAGGTTTCAAACTTCGTTAGTCAAGTGGCAGCAGTGCCAGAGGTAAGAGTGAAATTAGTACAGCAACAGCAACTTTTAGGAAAAGAAAAAGCGGTAGTTATGGACGGTAGAGATATAGGAACTGTTGTATTTCCCGATGCTGAACTTAAGTTGTTCATGACAGCAACTGCAGAAGAAAGAGCTAAGCGTCGCTTTAAAGAAATGGAAGAAAAGGGTGATAAAGTGAAATATGATGAGGTTCTAAAAAATGTTACGGAAAGAGATCATTTAGATACTACTAGAGAAGATTCTCCTTTAATTAAGGCAGATGATGCTATAGAAATAGATAATTCTTCACTAACCTTAGAGGAGCAATTCCATACCTTACTGAATCTTGCAAATGAGGTAATTGCTAAACAAAAATAA
- the lon gene encoding endopeptidase La, translating into MAKSKLLNIDSLSFQGIDEDAELIPLMTPEDEEEINKEELPNALPILPLRNTVLFPGVVIPITAGRDASIKLINDANNGDKVIGVVAQKDEEVENPKDKDIFKTGVVARILRVLKMPDGNTTVIIQGKKRFEIEEIISETPYITASIKEVPEARPEQENAEFGAIIESIKELALQIIKGSPNIPTEASFAIKNIESPSFLINFVSSNMNLTVEEKQKLLENNDLKGRALATLKYMNVEFQKLELKNDIQSKVQSDMSQQQREYFLHQQMKTIQEELGGVSQDDELEEMRMRGKKKKWSEKIKKHFNKELSKMQRMNPQVAEYSIQRNYLDLFLDLPWDEFSKDKFDLKRAKRILDRDHYGLDDVKERIIEYLAVLKLRNDMKSPILCLYGPPGVGKTSLGKSVAEALGREYVRISLGGLRDEAEIRGHRKTYIGAMPGRIIQSLKKAGTSNPVFVLDEIDKLSNGHNGDPSSALLEVLDPEQNSEFHDNFLEMGFDLSKVMFIATANNMSTIQPALRDRMEIINVTGYTIEEKVEIAKQHLLPKQLEEHGLTKDNIKIGKAQLEKIVEGYTRESGVRGLEKQIAKMVRYAAKNIAMEEEYNVKITNEDVIKILGSPRMERDKYENNEVAGVVTGLAWTQVGGDILFIESILSKGKGNLNITGNLGKVMKESATIAMEYIKANADILGLDAEVFEKYNVHIHVPEGATPKDGPSAGITMLTSLVSLFTQRKVKKNIAMTGEITLRGKVLPVGGIKEKILAAKRARITELILCEENKRDIEEIKAEYLKGLTFHYVKDMSEVITLALTDEKVKNAKTL; encoded by the coding sequence ATGGCTAAATCAAAATTATTAAATATTGACAGTTTGTCATTTCAAGGAATAGATGAAGATGCAGAATTAATTCCTTTAATGACGCCTGAAGACGAAGAAGAGATAAATAAAGAAGAGCTTCCTAACGCGCTTCCTATATTACCCCTAAGAAATACAGTATTATTCCCAGGAGTTGTGATACCTATAACTGCAGGAAGAGATGCATCTATTAAACTAATTAATGATGCTAATAATGGGGATAAGGTTATTGGAGTTGTAGCTCAAAAAGATGAAGAAGTCGAGAACCCTAAGGATAAAGATATTTTTAAGACTGGGGTAGTAGCTCGGATCTTACGAGTGTTAAAAATGCCTGATGGAAACACAACAGTGATCATTCAGGGAAAAAAACGCTTTGAGATTGAAGAGATAATTTCTGAGACTCCTTATATAACTGCTTCTATAAAAGAAGTTCCTGAAGCAAGACCAGAACAGGAAAATGCTGAGTTTGGTGCGATCATAGAATCAATAAAAGAACTTGCTTTGCAAATTATTAAGGGAAGCCCTAATATTCCCACGGAAGCTTCTTTTGCAATAAAGAATATTGAAAGTCCTTCTTTCTTGATAAATTTTGTTTCTTCTAATATGAACCTTACGGTAGAGGAGAAGCAGAAACTATTGGAGAACAATGATCTTAAAGGAAGAGCATTAGCTACCTTGAAATATATGAATGTTGAATTTCAGAAATTGGAATTGAAGAATGACATTCAAAGCAAGGTTCAAAGCGATATGAGCCAGCAGCAGCGTGAGTATTTCTTACATCAGCAAATGAAAACCATTCAAGAAGAGTTGGGGGGAGTTTCTCAAGACGATGAGTTGGAAGAAATGAGAATGCGTGGCAAGAAGAAAAAGTGGAGCGAGAAAATTAAGAAGCACTTTAATAAAGAGCTTTCTAAGATGCAGCGAATGAATCCACAGGTAGCCGAATATAGCATTCAAAGAAATTACTTAGATCTGTTCTTGGATCTTCCTTGGGATGAATTCAGTAAAGATAAATTTGATCTTAAAAGAGCTAAAAGAATTCTAGACAGAGATCATTACGGGTTAGATGATGTTAAGGAACGTATTATAGAATACCTAGCAGTGTTAAAATTGCGTAATGATATGAAGTCTCCAATTCTATGTTTATACGGTCCTCCGGGAGTTGGTAAAACATCTTTAGGTAAATCTGTAGCAGAAGCCTTGGGAAGGGAATATGTACGTATTTCTTTAGGTGGTTTAAGAGATGAAGCAGAGATTCGTGGACATAGAAAAACCTACATCGGTGCGATGCCTGGTAGAATAATTCAGAGTTTGAAAAAGGCTGGTACTAGCAACCCTGTGTTTGTATTAGATGAAATAGATAAGTTATCTAATGGTCATAACGGAGATCCATCTTCAGCATTATTAGAAGTACTAGATCCCGAGCAAAATAGTGAGTTTCATGATAACTTCTTAGAAATGGGGTTTGATCTTTCTAAGGTGATGTTTATTGCCACTGCTAATAATATGTCTACCATTCAACCTGCACTTAGAGATAGAATGGAAATCATTAATGTTACAGGATATACTATTGAAGAAAAGGTTGAGATCGCCAAGCAACACTTATTGCCTAAGCAGTTGGAAGAGCACGGGCTTACCAAGGATAACATAAAAATTGGTAAAGCGCAGCTAGAGAAAATAGTTGAAGGTTATACAAGAGAATCTGGTGTGCGTGGTTTGGAGAAGCAAATTGCCAAAATGGTAAGATATGCGGCTAAGAATATTGCCATGGAAGAAGAGTATAACGTTAAGATAACTAATGAAGATGTTATCAAAATTTTAGGAAGTCCTAGAATGGAGAGAGATAAATACGAGAATAACGAAGTAGCCGGAGTAGTTACAGGTTTGGCTTGGACTCAAGTTGGAGGAGATATTTTATTTATTGAATCTATACTATCTAAAGGTAAAGGGAACTTAAATATAACCGGAAACTTAGGAAAAGTGATGAAGGAATCTGCAACTATCGCTATGGAATATATTAAAGCAAATGCAGATATTCTTGGATTAGATGCAGAAGTATTTGAGAAATATAATGTACATATTCATGTGCCAGAAGGTGCTACTCCAAAAGATGGTCCTAGTGCAGGAATAACAATGCTAACTTCTTTGGTTTCATTATTTACTCAAAGAAAGGTGAAAAAGAATATAGCAATGACGGGTGAGATTACACTTAGAGGAAAAGTTCTACCTGTAGGAGGAATCAAAGAAAAGATACTTGCTGCTAAGCGCGCAAGAATTACCGAGCTTATTTTGTGTGAAGAGAATAAGAGAGATATTGAAGAGATAAAAGCAGAATATCTTAAAGGTCTTACCTTTCACTATGTAAAAGACATGAGTGAAGTAATAACCTTAGCGCTCACAGATGAGAAAGTGAAGAACGCAAAAACTTTATAA
- a CDS encoding RNA polymerase sigma factor produces MITTINYIDDLILRCRKGEQRAQLEIYNKYYRAMYNTALRIVNNSAEAEDIMLEAFIKAFAKIKSFKGKSTFGAWLKRIVVNLSINSFNKRSKYQEVSYQDEFKNDVFDDEGIDHNEDQINSKVLKVLNAMKCLKNNYRIILHLHLIEGYDYEEICEIMKLSAANCRTTISRAKESLRAKLLENEK; encoded by the coding sequence TTGATAACAACTATTAATTATATAGACGATTTGATATTGCGATGTCGCAAAGGCGAGCAACGTGCGCAGTTAGAAATATATAATAAATATTACAGAGCAATGTATAATACCGCACTTAGAATTGTTAACAACAGTGCAGAAGCGGAAGATATAATGCTAGAAGCTTTTATAAAGGCTTTTGCTAAAATTAAAAGTTTTAAAGGAAAATCAACTTTTGGTGCTTGGTTAAAAAGAATCGTGGTGAACCTAAGCATTAATTCATTTAATAAAAGATCTAAATATCAGGAAGTTTCTTATCAAGATGAATTTAAAAATGATGTATTTGATGATGAAGGAATAGATCATAATGAAGATCAAATCAATTCTAAAGTTTTAAAAGTTCTAAATGCAATGAAATGCCTGAAGAATAATTACAGGATCATTCTGCATTTACATTTAATTGAAGGCTATGATTATGAAGAGATCTGCGAGATCATGAAACTTAGTGCCGCTAATTGCAGAACAACAATTTCTAGAGCGAAAGAAAGCTTGAGAGCAAAATTATTAGAAAATGAAAAATAG
- a CDS encoding head GIN domain-containing protein, whose protein sequence is MKRLSIIIAIMLLGISTMNAQWFGSKTIKGNGKMTSEKRSTGNYEGVALVGSMNVELIAGKEGALTIEGESNLLEYITTVVENGKLKISVEKGVSIQSSNNKTIKITVPFEDINEVTLTGSGDIWNKDRIKSEYLTVNVTGSGDIKLNIYAKEVKSGVTGSGDIMLSGSTKSLNCAVTGSGDFQAFQLNAEDVEAAVSGSGDIEISASKSLEAKVSGSGDITYKGNPEKQNFKTFGSGDISKY, encoded by the coding sequence ATGAAAAGATTATCAATTATTATAGCAATAATGTTACTAGGAATATCTACTATGAACGCACAATGGTTTGGCAGTAAAACCATTAAAGGGAATGGTAAAATGACCAGTGAAAAAAGATCTACGGGAAATTATGAAGGAGTTGCCCTAGTAGGATCGATGAATGTTGAATTAATTGCCGGTAAAGAAGGTGCATTAACTATAGAAGGCGAAAGTAATTTATTAGAATATATAACCACGGTGGTAGAAAATGGTAAGCTTAAGATCTCAGTAGAAAAAGGAGTTTCTATTCAATCTTCTAATAATAAGACCATTAAAATAACGGTGCCCTTTGAAGATATAAATGAAGTAACCCTTACAGGCTCCGGAGATATCTGGAACAAGGATAGAATAAAATCTGAATATTTAACAGTGAACGTTACAGGTTCTGGTGATATTAAATTGAACATCTATGCCAAAGAGGTTAAAAGTGGTGTTACAGGATCTGGAGATATAATGCTCTCTGGAAGCACTAAATCTTTAAATTGTGCAGTAACCGGCTCCGGTGATTTTCAAGCTTTTCAATTGAATGCAGAAGATGTTGAAGCAGCTGTTTCCGGTTCTGGGGATATTGAAATTAGCGCGTCTAAATCTCTAGAAGCTAAAGTCTCCGGTTCCGGGGATATAACTTATAAGGGAAATCCGGAGAAGCAGAATTTTAAAACTTTTGGTTCTGGAGATATTTCAAAATACTAG
- a CDS encoding MFS transporter — protein sequence MENLQKGSKKLLNAWAFYDWANSVYSLVITSAIFPIFYGAITIIKNDEGQIISDKVQFLGFNLNNDSLISYVTALAFLAVSILSPFLSGISDYVGNKKSFLKFFCYLGAISCIGLFWFSLDYLWFGLLCYFLALIGFWSSLVFYNSYLPDIAFQEQQDKISAKGFSLGYIGSVILLIICLVMILKFEWFGFEDEGLPTRLSFVLTGVWWIGFSQYTYYYLPKGNKKQKITKNVLFNGYKELRKIWNSLTHHKRLKRYLVAFFTYSMAVQTVMLIATYFGIEELNWGDQDPTTGLIVSILLIQLVAVFGATLTSRLAIVIGNIRTLIILNIFWIVICVYAYFIITPQDFYVAAAGVGLVMGGIQALSRSTYSKMLPINTLDTASYFSFYDVAEKIGIVIGMLLYGIVAEITGSVRSSILFLVIFFVIGVILLLRVPKEESIKKDPLAA from the coding sequence ATGGAAAACCTTCAAAAAGGGAGTAAAAAATTGTTAAATGCTTGGGCATTTTATGATTGGGCAAACTCCGTTTATAGTCTTGTTATAACTTCAGCAATCTTCCCAATATTTTATGGGGCCATTACTATTATTAAGAATGACGAAGGACAAATTATAAGTGATAAAGTTCAATTTTTAGGTTTCAACTTAAATAATGATTCTCTAATAAGTTATGTTACCGCACTTGCATTTTTAGCGGTTTCAATTTTAAGTCCGTTCTTATCTGGAATCTCAGATTACGTAGGAAATAAAAAATCGTTTTTAAAGTTCTTCTGTTATCTAGGAGCTATTTCCTGCATAGGTTTGTTCTGGTTCAGTTTAGATTACTTGTGGTTTGGCCTATTATGTTACTTTCTAGCTTTAATAGGATTTTGGTCTAGCTTAGTTTTTTATAATTCTTATTTACCAGATATAGCATTTCAAGAACAACAAGACAAAATTAGTGCGAAAGGCTTTTCTCTAGGATATATTGGAAGTGTGATCTTGCTTATTATCTGCTTGGTAATGATCTTGAAGTTTGAATGGTTTGGATTTGAAGATGAAGGTTTACCTACTAGGCTATCTTTTGTTTTAACTGGGGTTTGGTGGATAGGTTTTAGCCAATACACTTATTATTATCTGCCAAAAGGAAATAAGAAACAGAAAATTACCAAGAATGTACTTTTTAATGGATATAAGGAACTTAGAAAAATATGGAATTCCCTTACACATCATAAAAGATTAAAGAGATATCTCGTTGCTTTTTTTACATATAGCATGGCTGTACAAACTGTAATGCTTATTGCAACTTATTTTGGCATTGAAGAATTAAATTGGGGAGATCAGGATCCTACCACAGGTTTAATTGTGAGTATCCTACTAATACAACTGGTTGCTGTTTTTGGAGCAACTCTTACTTCTAGGCTTGCAATAGTAATAGGAAATATAAGAACCTTAATTATTTTAAATATTTTCTGGATCGTAATATGTGTATATGCCTATTTTATAATTACTCCTCAAGACTTTTATGTTGCTGCTGCAGGCGTTGGTCTTGTCATGGGAGGAATCCAGGCATTATCTAGGTCTACCTATTCTAAAATGCTCCCTATTAACACGCTAGATACTGCAAGTTATTTTAGCTTTTATGATGTTGCAGAAAAAATTGGAATTGTAATAGGAATGCTTCTATACGGAATAGTAGCGGAGATCACAGGTAGTGTGAGAAGTTCTATATTATTTTTAGTAATCTTCTTTGTAATAGGCGTTATTTTATTGCTTAGAGTTCCTAAAGAAGAAAGCATAAAAAAAGACCCGTTAGCAGCGTAA
- a CDS encoding M48 family metallopeptidase gives MKIKSLLIVVLAVSTVLGCKTNPFTGEKNLNFVSNEQIFPASFAQYDQFLTENEVVTGTKEAQMVKNIGQKIVTASERYLNANGYQGYLKDFAWEFSLVKDDAVNAFAMPGGKTVVYTGILPIAKDETGLAVIMAHEVAHALADHGAQRMSAGQLQQLGAVAGTVALSGKSQQTQQIFAQAYGLGSQVGVMLPFSRGHESEADHIGLTLMAIAGYNPDEAAQLWERMQANSGGQAPPEFLSTHPSNQTRINNLTQWAPQAKVEARKYGVTSFK, from the coding sequence ATGAAAATTAAATCACTATTAATAGTTGTACTTGCTGTGTCTACAGTATTAGGTTGCAAAACAAATCCTTTTACCGGTGAGAAGAATTTGAATTTTGTATCTAATGAGCAAATTTTCCCGGCATCTTTCGCTCAGTATGATCAGTTTTTAACTGAAAATGAAGTTGTTACTGGTACTAAAGAGGCCCAAATGGTTAAAAACATAGGGCAGAAAATCGTAACAGCGTCAGAAAGATATTTAAACGCTAATGGATACCAAGGGTACCTTAAAGATTTCGCATGGGAGTTTAGTCTTGTAAAAGATGATGCAGTAAACGCATTTGCAATGCCAGGAGGAAAGACAGTGGTTTATACAGGAATTCTTCCTATAGCTAAAGATGAAACTGGATTAGCAGTAATTATGGCTCATGAGGTAGCCCACGCCTTGGCAGATCATGGTGCTCAGCGTATGAGTGCTGGTCAATTACAACAATTAGGCGCAGTAGCAGGTACCGTTGCTCTTAGTGGTAAAAGTCAACAAACTCAACAAATATTTGCACAAGCTTATGGATTAGGTTCTCAAGTAGGGGTAATGTTGCCTTTTAGCAGAGGTCATGAATCTGAAGCAGATCATATTGGTCTTACTTTAATGGCTATTGCTGGTTATAATCCAGATGAGGCTGCACAATTGTGGGAAAGAATGCAAGCTAACTCTGGAGGACAAGCTCCACCAGAATTTTTAAGTACACACCCTTCTAATCAGACAAGAATTAATAATCTTACACAATGGGCACCTCAAGCTAAAGTTGAAGCTAGAAAATACGGTGTAACCTCATTTAAATAA